The window GATCAGTTTCCCCATGATTTATGGGGCAGATTACTCGGAAGAGTTTGGCGGAAGTCAAAACAAGACATTCCCTATTACAACCACCCTGACGGCTATCCACCACTCAAAAAAATATTAGTCGATTATGTACACTCAACCCGAGGGGTTAACTGCCGAGCAGAACAAATTATTATTGTAAATGGTACCCAACAAGCAATTAACCTTACTGCGAATGTTTTACTACACAAAGGGAACTCAGTCTGGTTAGATGACCCTGGATATGATAGTGCACGAGCTATTTTAACTGCTTCAGGTGCGCATATATCACCCGTTCATTCAGATGATGAAGGCATGGATATTGAATTTGCCATGCAACATTACCCCAATGCTAACCTGATATACACTGCGCCATCCCATCAGTTCCCATTAGGTACAACGCTCAGTCTAGCGAGGCGTCTCGCGTTATTAGAGTGGGCTCAAAAGAATAATGCTTGGATCTTTGAAGATGACTACAATAGCGAATTTCGTTATTTATCCAAGCCGATTCAAGCACTACAAGGCCTAGATACCTACCAACGAGTTATTTATGCCGGCACCTTTTCCAAAATGATGTATCCCGGTTTTCGCTTAGGTTTTCTAATTGTACCAGAAGTTCTGATAGAACCTTTTACCATGATGAAGTATTACAGTGATAGCCATTCTGGTTATCTGGAACAAGCGGCTTTAGCACAATTTATTCAAGAAGGTCACTATGCTCGTCACGTGCGAAAAATTCGCAAAATATGTTATTCACGTCAAAACGCATTAATCGATGCTATTAATACCTACTTGCCTAATATATTTGAAGTACAGCGAACTGATTCAGGTATCCATGCCGTATGTTGGCTAAAAGCGGGGATCAATTTGCAACTTATCTTATCTGCCTGTTATCAATTAGGGTTTGGGGTTCAACCGTTATCTCGTTATTGTATTAAAAGTCGACATAATAACGGGATTTTATTTGGTTATGCCGCTCACACTGAAACCGATATTACCAATAATATCATCGAATTAAGTAATGCCTTACGGCGACTAAATGTCATTTAATCAACAAACTCTCAACGTAAGTAAAATTTAGGGTTCAAATCACAATTTTAAGACAAGCTTTGATTTCCACCTTAAACATTAAACACTATCATGCAATCAATTAAACAAAATGTTGAGGTATCGAAATGACGAATAACAATCCTCCCAAAGACCTTGAAGTTGGTGATATTGTTTTTACAAGTATTGGTACTACTTTATTTCGCCAAATTGCCTCCGCCTCTCAGTGTTGGAGTAATCATGTCGGTTTAATTATTGGTCATAATGGACAGGATTATTTAGTTGCAGAGAGTCGAGTGCCTTTATCAACCGTCACGACTTTGACTCGCTTTATTCAGCGTTCCGCAGAAAAAAGGTATGGAATACGCCGGCTAACTAGCCACCTTACTGACGTACAAAAAGCGGCTTTAGTCGCCGAAGTCCCATCAAGGCTCAATAAATTTTATCATACCGGCTTTGACTACTATTCTTCTCGCCAATTTTGTTCAAAATTCGTATTTGATATATACCAATCTGCCCTTTCTATCAAAGTAGGTGAAATTCAAACCTTTAAAGATCTATTAGCTAAAAACCCAAATGCCAAACTGAATTTTTGGAAGTTATGGTTTATCGGTGATATACCATGGGAACGAGCAACCGTAACGCCAGCAAGTTTATGGTCACATCCGCAATTAGAGCTTATTTATCGTAGTCACACCGATATCCATTAATTTGATAAATAAGAAAAAGCAGCCAAAATTGGCTGCCCTTTGGCTATCAATCAACTAATATACGTTGATTCGTAGCCCCCCACAGAATTGACATTTCAGTAAATAATGCACCACTGATATCTTCAATTTGTTCTGCTGTGACTTCAGCATTGCCCTGTTTGCCAAAAAAGACGACTTCATCGCCTGGTCTAACTTGCTTTAAATCAGTTACATCAACCATTACTGTATTCATTGATGTCTTGCCTAAGACAGGTACACGCTGACCACCGATCAAAGCATAACCAGCATTACTAAACACTCGACGATAACCATCTGCATAACCAACCGGTATGTTCGCTAATACAGAATCACGTTTTAGCGTATGAGTACGGTCATAACCCACGGTATTCCCTTTAGGATAATGATTTACAGAAGCAATATTTGACTTAAACGTCATCACTCTCTTGTATTCGTCAGTAGCAATAGTGTCACCATAAAAAATACCACCTACACGCACCATATCTAGCCATGATTCAGGTACTGTAATGGTTGCAAATGTATTCGCAACGTGCAGTGTTACATCTTTACGATCTAATCCTGTCATCTCCAATACCTTCTGAGATTGCTGATTAAAACGCGCTAAATCTTTTTTAATTTGCAGAGCATCTTCTTCTGGATAATGTGACATGATCCCAACAATTTTTAATTGAGGTAGTTGAGAAATCAGTTTTGCTTCATTTAATCCAGCCGCATTAGCCACTTCCAGACCATTACGCGACATTCCACCCGAATTTAGTGCTAAATGAATACGTACTGTCTTTCCTTGTTTTTGAGCAATCGCATTAAGACGTTGGGCCATATCAAGGTTACCAATTAACTCTTCAACATCATATTGCGTTGCTTGCTGCATCTCTTGTTCAGTAGCATTACGTACTCGCATTAATCGACCTTTAAAGCCGAGATCTCTGACCATTTTTAATTCTTGGTTATTTGTTACACCAATGCACTGAATATTATTTTCGATCATAATAGGTGTAACTAAAGAGAGATCGTGCCCATAGGCATCCCCTTTCAGGACCGCACATAACGAAGACTTATCGCCAAGCAAATTTTGCACTTTTTTGATATTAAACTCTAATGCACTACGTGATATTTCTATCCATGCATTATTCACCGCAATTGGCTGTACCTGCGCACTTTCTGATGCAACAGCTTTCATGTTAGCTGGCTGCTGACAACCCGCAACGACAAGTAGAGGTAATAACGCAAGATACCGAAGCTTGAAAGACATCAAATTTACCCTTAAGAAAGATTTCAATAACCCTTGAATCATTTGCATGATTAATCAAGACGATAACATGTGATAACTATTTGTTTGGTTAAATAATAATTAATACATTATTTATCACATAAAACATATATATAGAGGTTATTACTATTCGTGACAAATCTTTCTTAGCGACTTAGAGGATTTACAGTAAATTGAAAGGGAATCAGTCCATGAACTGCATAAATTTGCAATAATTCAGCATAAAAAAAGGCACTCGCCCCCGAGTGCCTTTGGGTACAACCTACTGAATTGGTATGATTTACACCTCTTCAGCGGTTCTGGTACTTGTGCGGATGAGGTAATCAAAGGCGCTAAGTGCGGCGTTCTAAAAGTGATTTAAACAATTGATTTAAATGGATTTAGTCAATGGTTAATGTCCACATATTGACCACACTTATAAAGTCTCTTTTGATGAGAGGCTTTTTATTTTGCTTATTTTTCAATGGGTGGGAGGAGTTTTTTAGCTTGCTCAATCAAAGTTTCAATTACCTCAAGAGGAATGTTCGGCTCAAAACAAGTTAATGTAAATTGGAGGGTAACATCCGAGTAAAAGACTTCAGCGAGTTGTAATATTGGGTTAGTATTTGCAACAGTTAATTCAAGGAACATGCCATCCCTAACTATGTCGCTTCCTCTTGATAATTCGTATTCAGTATTATCATTGAACATAATTATTTTTCTTTATAAAATAGAACATCGAGCATCGCTACTCGGCCTTGCCATGCACTTCGTTCAATTCCTGAGGATGGCCATTCAGAGTTCCACCAAGGAGTATCCATGATTCTTTCAATAATCAAATCCCAATATTCCTCATAATTTAAGTTACGCTTAGATAAACAGAACTCTTCTGCAAGCCCTTTTTTATTCTGTTCATTATAACAAATAAACTGGTCAGGTCGTTTCATAGATAATAGCCGTGTGGCAATACCAACGCCATCCCGCCCTTCAGGAAACGCTCGCTTAAACAATTCAACATATTCCAAGTAAGAATCTCTCGTTATCGTTCCACTTAACGATATTTCATCTAGTGCATTAGATATATTTATGTTATTTGAATTAATGGCATTATAATATTTCCCAGCCCCGATCATGGAACCAAACCAAGCCCAATTTTTTATTTCTTCACTTCTAAGCCCTGCTATACCACATCTGACACCTACATCCATATTTGAGAAATGTACATTCCCCTCAAAATAATAATTTATTTTTTTTAACAAATTTATTCGGTCTTTAAACCCATGATATGGATCATTTTGTATTTCTTTATATAGCTCATTCCAATCCATTGTTAATACTTTACTATGTAATATATTAGTATTTTTACTTTTATTATAGACTTCTGCAATTTTCATTAAGGATCGTGATCTAACATTCCAGATATTTCTATATCTCTTCGCCTCATTTACAGTAATACTTTGGGCATTTTTTTCATAATTACTTATTAGACCAACAAAATATTCAAGCTCATAATTCGAATCGTCTTGCTGGATTAATACACATAATTCTGTATTTTTTTCCATGGCGCCATATGTAAAATTCGCACTACCGATAACTACGCTCCAATCATATTCATCATTCCAAAAAAGATATATTTTAGGGTGGAAAACTCCATTAGGCTGTAAGATGAATTTAACCTTTTTAGACATACAAAAATCATCTAAAACATCCGGATGCGTTTGGTAAAAGTGAGTTCCAATGACACCTATTTTTATCTTATTTTTGTGGCTAAGAAGCAACTCATATAAATCCGTTTTTGACGTAGCCCATGCAACACCAAAAGAAATATACTTATAACATGAAATCATCCTTTTTAAATTAGATTTTAACTCCCTGTTTGTATTTAAAATTTTCAAAATTCAACATTCCTTATTATCTTAATCAAGTTATTAATATAATACTGTTTATCAAAACATCTCCATCTGTTTCTCTCCTCGATGTGATCTAGGTAGCTCATCTATCTGGATCTCAAAACCTTCTGGTAACTCTTGTGGAATTGTTTTTGTTAGATAGACCTCCACTGAGGTTATTGTCGTAAAAGAGCAGCCACACAGCATGTTTTGACATTGGTGATAGCTTCTACGGGTTTCACTGCTCATGGATTTACTGGTTTTGGTATAGATCACAGCGCCACACAGGGGACAATTGAACGCCATTTTTTAACCTTGGGTTTGGAGTATGCCTTAAGTTAGGTTAATCTATTCATCACAAAAATCAATTAAAAGGATTTTATTATATGTCTAAAGGTTCATATTCTTCTAAAATCACATTATTGATATCCGTATCTGTCCTTATATCACCCATAATATTATTTATTTATCTTAGTACACTGAATGCTCAAAATTTCTTTTCTTTTTTATTACAAGAGAGCTACTTATTCCCTTATCTGATATTTATTTCTATCGCTTGGTTTGTTTTTACGTTTATATTTTATAGTCTTCCATTTTTAACATTTAAATTTATTAATCTATCCATTGAAATAACCAATGATAATAATATAAAGCAAAACTTTAGATTATCTATTTGGAGTTATTTACTATCAATATGTATAAGTCCAATTGTAATATTTTCTATGATTTATTTAACGGTGGATCATCCCAAATATGTGACACTCATGGCATTCATGACATTTATAGTAATGGTACTACTAATATTACGATACAAGAACAATGTTAAAATCATAAAAATAAAACTAAATTTTTACAAAATTCTTTTATACAAAACTATTAGCATTTTATTTTTAACAATTGGTTTTATTATAGTTTATAGTTATTTTAGCGAGAAAAAATATCATTTAGCATCTGTGCCTTACTTTCTTTGCCTTTCATTTGTACTAACCGAAACTGTTTTTAATTTCAAAAAAGCCCAAAAAGCATTATTCAGTTTAGTGAAAAAGACCTTCCAAACAATAACAAAAATACCTTATTTCATGACACACCCTAATGAATTTAAAGATATTTTCAGAAGTAAAAAAGGCAACAACCGAATAACAAATCGTGATAGATTTATAATGCTATTATTGTTTTCACTGCTTATCATTCCTATGTCTATACTATCTATCTCTGCATTAGTAAATAACCTTGATGGTGAAATGCAATTAGAAGATGCTTTCATACCATTTGTTAGCTTGTGCCTTATCTTATATACAATTCCAAACGTGATACTTTTACTCCCAAACATTGGAATCATAAAAAAGACTGTTTATCTATCACTGTATTTAATATTTTTATCTTTCACCACTAATATTCTTAACCTTCTGGCTTATAAAACCTTTGACTCCATACATTTCATTAATAAAAACAAAATCGAAATAACAGCAAAAAAATGGCATGATGCTGACACACCTATTCCTGCAACACTGAATAAAATTCAAATGACTGCTTTCAATGCATTTCAAACACCAACGCATTCTATCTTTTGTAACTATGATGATATTAAATCATTAACCACAAGAATTGAATTTGATTTCTTTAGACCTGAAAAAACTCCCCCTAAATGTATATTTGTCAACAATGACGATGTAAGTCTAGTTGAAAAGGATAAGTTTATAATATTAACAGAACCTCTAATGAGTTTACTCCTCATTCAATACCAACATCTTTGATCCTTATTTCTAACTCCAAACTTGTGATAAAGCCGTGACCATCGATTTGATGAACAACACGGCTAACCACCCACTGGTGACTATCAATAGTCGGTTTAAAGCCTGTCACAGTCACTGGCATTTCAGGGTAAAGGTCTGCGCGCCCCTCGGCCAAAGTGATATTAAATTCTGCTACGCCTCTTTGTAATTTTGACCACTTGGCCGCGGCGACACGTTTAGCGGATTGCTCGTTTTTAAAGGTTTGTCGCATCACAAAAACGTTACCCTCGGCACCCTCGATGTAATCACCCTCTTTTTTGCTCGATTTCTCTTTTTTAGGCTTTTGCTTGCGTTTAAGATTGGTTTTCTTTTGTTGGCCATGGTTCAAATCAAGCCAATAAGCTTGTACGCCAGTGTACGCTTGCTGGTCAGCTAATCAAAAATAATGCTTATCGCTATTTTAAAATATCTTTATTGAGTACGATAGGTAATAATATACTAGACAATAAATACTATATTATTTTCAGTGAAGCTGATATTTATCAATAAGCACAGTTGTTATAACTGTACTTATTAGGCTCATTATGATAAAGAAAGCATAAAATCTATTTGTATTTTTTATATTTCTCTGCTAGTTTTAGCTTACAAGGCCTATCATCTTTATTTATAGGTAAGTTTATTTTTTTCCCTTGATAATTTTTATAATCATCAATCTGGGATAAATCATTACTTAATTCTACAGTATAATTTTCATTTATTTTTAATAATCCCAAATCGAATAAAGTATGAATATCTGCTCTTAGTAATATACCATTATTTATTGTGTTTCCTTCCTGACCAACTTCGGAATAAGCTTGAATATGAGCAGCCTCAAGTATTTCTTGGAACTGGCAACCGGTTACTGCACATTTATTTTTATATGCCAATAATAGCTTTTCTCGGAACAGTCCCTGGCCTCGCCTTTGTAATATAGAACGCAAAACATACTCTTTAGATGGAATATCTAGGTTTTTATCGTTAGATGATTCCAGCCCTAGCTTAACTTTATCCGGAATATTATCAGGCAACGCTAATGCTGAAAATTCTAACGTGGTTGTTTTATTGTCTGGATTATAAACAATTTCTTTACTCTCTAATTTTTTTATAAAAAAACCAGCTATTTCCATTGAGTTTTTAATATGTTCTATTAAAAGTTTATCATCGTGATCTGTCGGTTTCTTCTTCACATAAAAAGATTCAGGATTGCAAAACACATTGTTGTATTGTGTATTTTTACCACCGCCATCAACATCTAAATCTAATTTGCTATTTTTGTTTTTTCTAATGACAATAGGTAAACCTTTAGGTGTAGTTTTAGACTCACCACACCCAATTACAGCACCTCTACCATATTTATCTATACAAATAGCAACGTAAATCCCATTGGACACCTTTTGAGCTTTTGGTAATAGACATACGTGCCAAACTACAGGGAAATTACCTACACCAGAAGATATTTTTATTGAAAACTGTGAACCATCTACAATACTTTCTAGTTCATTTTTTAATTTATTCAATAGAATCTTTGCTTTTTTAGCAAAATCAGAGCTGCTAACAATAGGATCAGGTATTGATGCTCTATATTGACAAATCTCATTCAAGATGCTGTATATCACTTATTCTTTCCCCATTAATTATTTCACTAATAGTAAATGAATAAATAATAATAACCTTTTTAATTAAATATTGTACTATTTAATTAATGTAAGTAGCATGAATCAACAGAATAAAACCCAGAAGATCCTTATTCTAATACTTATTAACAAGCACCATTGAAACCTTTATATGTAAATTACGCATAAAAAAGGCACTCGCCCCCGAGTGCCTTTGGGTACAACCTACTGAATTGGTATGATTTACACCTCTTCAGCGGTTCTGGTACTTGTGCGGATTAGGTAATCAAAGGCGCTAAGTGCGGCTTTCGCTCCCTCACCGGCTGAAATAATAATCTGCTTGTATGGCACAGTTGTACAGTCACCTGCTGCAAAAATACCTTTAATATTGGTTTCGCCACGCGCATTCACTTCAATTTCCCCCATGCGATTGCGTGCAACGGTATCCCCTAACCAATTGGTATTGGGTAATAAACCAATTTGAACAAATGCACCTGCAACTTCTAATAAATGAACGCTATCATTCGTCCGATCTTTATACTCAAGACCTGTCATTTTACTACCATCACCCTTAACTTCTAATGTCTGGGCATTAAGGATAATATCGACATTTTTCAGGCTACGTACTTTATCTTGTAATACTGAGTCTGCTTTCAGTTCAGGCGCAAATTCTAATACGGTCACATGTTCAACAAGACCGGCCAAATCAATAGCTGCTTCTATACCTGAGTTACCACCACCAATCACAGCAACACGTTTGCCTTTAAATAGTGGGCCATCGCAATGTGGGCAGAAAGTCACGCCTTTCGTGCGATATTCTTGTTCACCCGGTACCCCCATATTGCGCCAGCGAGCACCTGTCGCAATAATGATGCTGCGTGACTTCATCACGCCACCCGATGCCGTTTCAATTTGGTGTAAGCCACCTTCTTCCGCTGCTGGAATTAATTTGGTCACAGACTGACCATCAATAACATCGACACTATAGTCATCAACGTGGTTTTTCAGTGCTCCCGCGAATATCGCACCTTCTGTTTTAATCACAGAAATATAGTTTTCGATATCAACCGTATCCATCACTTGACCACCGAAGCGCTCACCGATCACACCAGTGCGAATACCTTTACGTGCGGTATAAATCGCAGCCGATGCACCAGCAGGACCACTACCAATAACCAATACATCAAATGGTTCGCGCTCAGTTAATGCTTTAGCTGCACGTGCATCTGCATTACTGTCAACTTTATTCACTATCTCACTTAATGTCATACGGCCTTGACCAAATTCTTTCCCATTCAGGAAAACAGCCGGCACGCCCATCACATTGCGTTGTTCTATTTCATTTTGGAACAAAGCACCGTCAATGGCGGTATGAGTGACATTTGGGTTCAAAACTGCCATCAAGTTCAACGCTTGCACAACATCTGGGCAATTATGGCAAGATAATGAGTAATACGTCTCAAAGTGGAATTCCCCTTCAAGGGCTTTCACTTGATCTAATAATTCCTGTGCTTCTTTAGACGGGTGACCGCCAATTTGTAATAACGCAAGCACTAATGATGTAAATTCATGGCCCAACGGTGAACCAGCAAAACGCAACCCACTATCGACCCCTGGATTCGTAATTAAAAATGAGGGTATTCTTTGGCTAGCATCTTGGGTTTCACGAACAGTGATTTTGTCAGAAAGT of the Providencia stuartii genome contains:
- a CDS encoding YebB family permuted papain-like enzyme; translation: MTNNNPPKDLEVGDIVFTSIGTTLFRQIASASQCWSNHVGLIIGHNGQDYLVAESRVPLSTVTTLTRFIQRSAEKRYGIRRLTSHLTDVQKAALVAEVPSRLNKFYHTGFDYYSSRQFCSKFVFDIYQSALSIKVGEIQTFKDLLAKNPNAKLNFWKLWFIGDIPWERATVTPASLWSHPQLELIYRSHTDIH
- a CDS encoding PLP-dependent aminotransferase family protein, producing MRRKPQAHFPHLLLQSGGIKESVYHTIRNAILDGRLSAGIKLPSSRAFAEMMSISRNSVIAGYERLIDEGYLITKAGSGTYVATTLPDELVKLTSKTNYLNHPLYSAPNLNPMISHLTTLWKNSRPNTNQRQMFNIGIGCVDQFPHDLWGRLLGRVWRKSKQDIPYYNHPDGYPPLKKILVDYVHSTRGVNCRAEQIIIVNGTQQAINLTANVLLHKGNSVWLDDPGYDSARAILTASGAHISPVHSDDEGMDIEFAMQHYPNANLIYTAPSHQFPLGTTLSLARRLALLEWAQKNNAWIFEDDYNSEFRYLSKPIQALQGLDTYQRVIYAGTFSKMMYPGFRLGFLIVPEVLIEPFTMMKYYSDSHSGYLEQAALAQFIQEGHYARHVRKIRKICYSRQNALIDAINTYLPNIFEVQRTDSGIHAVCWLKAGINLQLILSACYQLGFGVQPLSRYCIKSRHNNGILFGYAAHTETDITNNIIELSNALRRLNVI
- a CDS encoding phospholipase D family protein codes for the protein MKILNTNRELKSNLKRMISCYKYISFGVAWATSKTDLYELLLSHKNKIKIGVIGTHFYQTHPDVLDDFCMSKKVKFILQPNGVFHPKIYLFWNDEYDWSVVIGSANFTYGAMEKNTELCVLIQQDDSNYELEYFVGLISNYEKNAQSITVNEAKRYRNIWNVRSRSLMKIAEVYNKSKNTNILHSKVLTMDWNELYKEIQNDPYHGFKDRINLLKKINYYFEGNVHFSNMDVGVRCGIAGLRSEEIKNWAWFGSMIGAGKYYNAINSNNINISNALDEISLSGTITRDSYLEYVELFKRAFPEGRDGVGIATRLLSMKRPDQFICYNEQNKKGLAEEFCLSKRNLNYEEYWDLIIERIMDTPWWNSEWPSSGIERSAWQGRVAMLDVLFYKEK
- the alr gene encoding alanine racemase, with translation MSFKLRYLALLPLLVVAGCQQPANMKAVASESAQVQPIAVNNAWIEISRSALEFNIKKVQNLLGDKSSLCAVLKGDAYGHDLSLVTPIMIENNIQCIGVTNNQELKMVRDLGFKGRLMRVRNATEQEMQQATQYDVEELIGNLDMAQRLNAIAQKQGKTVRIHLALNSGGMSRNGLEVANAAGLNEAKLISQLPQLKIVGIMSHYPEEDALQIKKDLARFNQQSQKVLEMTGLDRKDVTLHVANTFATITVPESWLDMVRVGGIFYGDTIATDEYKRVMTFKSNIASVNHYPKGNTVGYDRTHTLKRDSVLANIPVGYADGYRRVFSNAGYALIGGQRVPVLGKTSMNTVMVDVTDLKQVRPGDEVVFFGKQGNAEVTAEQIEDISGALFTEMSILWGATNQRILVD
- the ahpF gene encoding alkyl hydroperoxide reductase subunit F, producing MLDNNMQAQLKAYLERLTKPVELVANLDSGNKSNEIKELLHQIAALSDKITVRETQDASQRIPSFLITNPGVDSGLRFAGSPLGHEFTSLVLALLQIGGHPSKEAQELLDQVKALEGEFHFETYYSLSCHNCPDVVQALNLMAVLNPNVTHTAIDGALFQNEIEQRNVMGVPAVFLNGKEFGQGRMTLSEIVNKVDSNADARAAKALTEREPFDVLVIGSGPAGASAAIYTARKGIRTGVIGERFGGQVMDTVDIENYISVIKTEGAIFAGALKNHVDDYSVDVIDGQSVTKLIPAAEEGGLHQIETASGGVMKSRSIIIATGARWRNMGVPGEQEYRTKGVTFCPHCDGPLFKGKRVAVIGGGNSGIEAAIDLAGLVEHVTVLEFAPELKADSVLQDKVRSLKNVDIILNAQTLEVKGDGSKMTGLEYKDRTNDSVHLLEVAGAFVQIGLLPNTNWLGDTVARNRMGEIEVNARGETNIKGIFAAGDCTTVPYKQIIISAGEGAKAALSAFDYLIRTSTRTAEEV
- a CDS encoding HNH endonuclease codes for the protein MIYSILNEICQYRASIPDPIVSSSDFAKKAKILLNKLKNELESIVDGSQFSIKISSGVGNFPVVWHVCLLPKAQKVSNGIYVAICIDKYGRGAVIGCGESKTTPKGLPIVIRKNKNSKLDLDVDGGGKNTQYNNVFCNPESFYVKKKPTDHDDKLLIEHIKNSMEIAGFFIKKLESKEIVYNPDNKTTTLEFSALALPDNIPDKVKLGLESSNDKNLDIPSKEYVLRSILQRRGQGLFREKLLLAYKNKCAVTGCQFQEILEAAHIQAYSEVGQEGNTINNGILLRADIHTLFDLGLLKINENYTVELSNDLSQIDDYKNYQGKKINLPINKDDRPCKLKLAEKYKKYK
- a CDS encoding ogr/Delta-like zinc finger family protein, producing the protein MAFNCPLCGAVIYTKTSKSMSSETRRSYHQCQNMLCGCSFTTITSVEVYLTKTIPQELPEGFEIQIDELPRSHRGEKQMEMF